The following proteins come from a genomic window of Sorex araneus isolate mSorAra2 chromosome 1, mSorAra2.pri, whole genome shotgun sequence:
- the GFM2 gene encoding ribosome-releasing factor 2, mitochondrial isoform X1, whose product MQRLTVQKAKMFNSRVLAVNHKKISSMHINNMCFSKIKASLKRLKLRVPLERNYSSLPGNDTKSLHSIISPPIDKIRNIGIMAHIDAGKTTTTERILYYSGYTRSLGDVDDGDTVTDFMAQERERGITIQSAAVTFDWKGHRVNLIDTPGHVDFTLEVERCLRVLDGAVAVFDASAGVEAQTLTVWRQADKHKIPRICFLNKMDKAGASFNYAVESIREKLKAKPLLLQLPIGEAKTFKGVVDVINKEKLIWNPNSADGKDFERKPLLAQNDPKLLKETTEARNALIEQVADLDDEFADLVLGEFSENFDLLPAEKLRTAIHRVTLAQTAVPVLCGSALKNKGIQPLLDAITVYLPSPGERNYDFLQWYKGDLCALAFKVLHDKQRGPLVFMRIYSGTIKPQSAVHNINGNCTERISRLLLPFADQHIEIPSLTAGNIALTVGLKHTATGDTIVSSKSSALAAARRAERVGEKKHRQSSEVERLVLAGVEIPEPVFFCTIEPPSVAKQPDLDHALKCLQREDPSLKVRQDPDSGQTVLCGMGELHIEIIHDRIKREYGLETYLGPLQVAYRETILNSVCATDTLDRTLGDKRHLVTVELEAKPAETPSAVPVIEYAESVSEDLLKACQEAIENGIHSACLQGPLLGSPVQDTGITLHSLTIHPGTSTTMISACVSRCVQKALKKADKQVLEPLMKLEVTVAGDYLSPVLADLAQRRGNIQEIQTRQDNKVVTGFVPLAEIMGYSTVLRTLTSGSATFALELSNYQAMNPQEQRALLNQRSGLS is encoded by the exons ATGCAG aGACTCACAGTTCAGAAGGCCAAGATGTTCAACTCAAGGGTACTTGCCGTGAATCATAAGAAAATATCCAGTATGCACATTAAT AATATgtgtttctctaaaataaaagcaagtttAAAAAGATTGAAACTACGTGTGCCTCTTGAAAGAAATTACAGTTCCCTACCAG GAAATGATACCAAATCACTTCACTCTATCATCAGTCCTCCTATAGATAA AATTCGTAATATTGGAATCATGGCTCATATTGATGCAGGCAAAACTACCACCACAGAAAGAATTTTGTACTATTCTGGATACACAAGATCACTGGGAG ATGTTGACGATGGAGACACAGTAACAGATTTCATGgctcaagaaagagaaagaggcatTACAATTCAATCAGCGGCTGTTACATTTGATTGGAAGGGGCATAGAGTCAATTTAATTGATACACCAG gtcATGTGGACTTTACCTTGGAAGTTGAACGTTGCCTGAGAGTGTTAGATGGTGCAGTGGCTGTATTTGATGCCTCTGCTGGTGTAGAG GCACAAACTCTCACTGTATGGAGACAAGCTGATAAACACAAGATACCTcgaatttgttttttaaacaagATGGATAAAGCTGGAGCAAG TTTTAACTATGCAGTTGAAAGCATCAGAGAGAAGTTGAAAGCCAAACCTTTGCTTTTACAG TTGCCAATTGGTGAAGCCAAAACTTTCAAAGGAGTGGTAGatgtaataaataaagaaaaactaatttgGAATCCCAATTCAGCTGATGGAAAAGACTTTGAGAGAAAACCTCTCTTGGCACAAAATGATCCTAAATTGCTGAAGGAGACAACTGAAGCAAGGAATGCCTTAATTGAACAA gtTGCAGATTTGGATGATGAATTTGCTGACTTAGTTCTAGGAGAGTTTAGTGAAAATTTTGATTTGCTACCAGCTGaaaag CTGCGGACTGCGATACACAGAGTAACTCTGGCTCAGACAGCAGTGCCTGTGCTGTGTGGAAGTGCCCTGAAGAACAAAGGTATTCAACCTTTGTTAGATGCTATTACTGTATATTTGCCTTCACCTGGAGAGCGCAACTATGACTTTCT GCAGTGGTATAAGGGCGACTTATGTGCTTTGGCATTTAAAGTTCTCCATGATAAACAGCGAGGACCACTGGTGTTTATGAGAATTTACTCAGGCACAATAAAACCCCAGTCGGCTGTTCATAATATTAATGGAAACTGCAC GGAGAGAATAAGTCGCCTGCTTTTGCCATTCGCTGACCAACATATAGAAATCCCGTCACTGACTGCTGGTAACATTGCTTTGACTGTTGGACTTAAACAC ACTGCCACTGGAGACACCATTGTTTCATCCAAGTCCAGTGCATTAGCTGCAGCTCGGCGAGCCGAAAGAGTTGGAGAGAAGAAGCATAGACAAAGCAGTGAAGTGGAGAGACTGGTACTGGCGGGAGTGGAGATTCCAGAGCCTGTTTTCTTCTGTACCATAGAACCCCCTTCAGTGGCTAAGCAGCCAG ATTTGGATCATGCGTTGAAATGCCTTCAGCGTGAAGACCCCAGTTTAAAAGTGAGACAGGATCCTGACTCTGGACAG actgTCCTTTGTGGAATGGGAGAGTTACATATCGAGATTATTCATGACCGAATCAAGAGGGAATATGGACTGGAAACCTATCTAGGACCTCTCCAGGTGGCATACCGAGAGACCATCTTAAATTCAGTTTGTGCCACAG ATACATTAGATAGAACTTTGGGAGACAAACGGCATCTTGTGACTGTAGAACTGGAAGCAAAGCCAGCTGAAACCCCATCTGCTGTGCCAGTTATTGAGTATGCTGAGAGTGTCAGTGAAGACCTTCTGAAGGCTTGCCAAGAGGCCATTGAAAATGGAATTCACAGCGCCTGCCTCCAAG GACCATTGCTTGGATCCCCAGTTCAAGATACAGGAATTACTTTACATTCTCTGACCATTCATCCTGGTACCTCCACCACTATGATTTCTGCCTGTGTCTCAAGATGTGTACAGAAG gcTCTGAAAAAGGCTGATAAACAAGTTTTAGAGCCCTTGATGAAGCTAGAGGTTACAGTAGCTGGAGATTATCTCAGCCCTGTCCTGGCAGATCTGGCACAAAGAAGAGGGAACATTCAGGAGATCCAGACACGTCAAGACAACAAAGTTGTGACTGGGTTTGTTCCCTTGGCAGAAATTATG ggttATTCAACTGTGCTCCGAACACTAACCTCAGGCTCAGCTACTTTTGCCTTAGAACTGTCTAATTATCAAGCCATGAACCCTCAAGAGCAAAGGGCACTGCTCAACCAGAGAAGTGGCTTGAGCTAA
- the GFM2 gene encoding ribosome-releasing factor 2, mitochondrial isoform X2, with protein sequence MFNSRVLAVNHKKISSMHINNMCFSKIKASLKRLKLRVPLERNYSSLPGNDTKSLHSIISPPIDKIRNIGIMAHIDAGKTTTTERILYYSGYTRSLGDVDDGDTVTDFMAQERERGITIQSAAVTFDWKGHRVNLIDTPGHVDFTLEVERCLRVLDGAVAVFDASAGVEAQTLTVWRQADKHKIPRICFLNKMDKAGASFNYAVESIREKLKAKPLLLQLPIGEAKTFKGVVDVINKEKLIWNPNSADGKDFERKPLLAQNDPKLLKETTEARNALIEQVADLDDEFADLVLGEFSENFDLLPAEKLRTAIHRVTLAQTAVPVLCGSALKNKGIQPLLDAITVYLPSPGERNYDFLQWYKGDLCALAFKVLHDKQRGPLVFMRIYSGTIKPQSAVHNINGNCTERISRLLLPFADQHIEIPSLTAGNIALTVGLKHTATGDTIVSSKSSALAAARRAERVGEKKHRQSSEVERLVLAGVEIPEPVFFCTIEPPSVAKQPDLDHALKCLQREDPSLKVRQDPDSGQTVLCGMGELHIEIIHDRIKREYGLETYLGPLQVAYRETILNSVCATDTLDRTLGDKRHLVTVELEAKPAETPSAVPVIEYAESVSEDLLKACQEAIENGIHSACLQGPLLGSPVQDTGITLHSLTIHPGTSTTMISACVSRCVQKALKKADKQVLEPLMKLEVTVAGDYLSPVLADLAQRRGNIQEIQTRQDNKVVTGFVPLAEIMGYSTVLRTLTSGSATFALELSNYQAMNPQEQRALLNQRSGLS encoded by the exons ATGTTCAACTCAAGGGTACTTGCCGTGAATCATAAGAAAATATCCAGTATGCACATTAAT AATATgtgtttctctaaaataaaagcaagtttAAAAAGATTGAAACTACGTGTGCCTCTTGAAAGAAATTACAGTTCCCTACCAG GAAATGATACCAAATCACTTCACTCTATCATCAGTCCTCCTATAGATAA AATTCGTAATATTGGAATCATGGCTCATATTGATGCAGGCAAAACTACCACCACAGAAAGAATTTTGTACTATTCTGGATACACAAGATCACTGGGAG ATGTTGACGATGGAGACACAGTAACAGATTTCATGgctcaagaaagagaaagaggcatTACAATTCAATCAGCGGCTGTTACATTTGATTGGAAGGGGCATAGAGTCAATTTAATTGATACACCAG gtcATGTGGACTTTACCTTGGAAGTTGAACGTTGCCTGAGAGTGTTAGATGGTGCAGTGGCTGTATTTGATGCCTCTGCTGGTGTAGAG GCACAAACTCTCACTGTATGGAGACAAGCTGATAAACACAAGATACCTcgaatttgttttttaaacaagATGGATAAAGCTGGAGCAAG TTTTAACTATGCAGTTGAAAGCATCAGAGAGAAGTTGAAAGCCAAACCTTTGCTTTTACAG TTGCCAATTGGTGAAGCCAAAACTTTCAAAGGAGTGGTAGatgtaataaataaagaaaaactaatttgGAATCCCAATTCAGCTGATGGAAAAGACTTTGAGAGAAAACCTCTCTTGGCACAAAATGATCCTAAATTGCTGAAGGAGACAACTGAAGCAAGGAATGCCTTAATTGAACAA gtTGCAGATTTGGATGATGAATTTGCTGACTTAGTTCTAGGAGAGTTTAGTGAAAATTTTGATTTGCTACCAGCTGaaaag CTGCGGACTGCGATACACAGAGTAACTCTGGCTCAGACAGCAGTGCCTGTGCTGTGTGGAAGTGCCCTGAAGAACAAAGGTATTCAACCTTTGTTAGATGCTATTACTGTATATTTGCCTTCACCTGGAGAGCGCAACTATGACTTTCT GCAGTGGTATAAGGGCGACTTATGTGCTTTGGCATTTAAAGTTCTCCATGATAAACAGCGAGGACCACTGGTGTTTATGAGAATTTACTCAGGCACAATAAAACCCCAGTCGGCTGTTCATAATATTAATGGAAACTGCAC GGAGAGAATAAGTCGCCTGCTTTTGCCATTCGCTGACCAACATATAGAAATCCCGTCACTGACTGCTGGTAACATTGCTTTGACTGTTGGACTTAAACAC ACTGCCACTGGAGACACCATTGTTTCATCCAAGTCCAGTGCATTAGCTGCAGCTCGGCGAGCCGAAAGAGTTGGAGAGAAGAAGCATAGACAAAGCAGTGAAGTGGAGAGACTGGTACTGGCGGGAGTGGAGATTCCAGAGCCTGTTTTCTTCTGTACCATAGAACCCCCTTCAGTGGCTAAGCAGCCAG ATTTGGATCATGCGTTGAAATGCCTTCAGCGTGAAGACCCCAGTTTAAAAGTGAGACAGGATCCTGACTCTGGACAG actgTCCTTTGTGGAATGGGAGAGTTACATATCGAGATTATTCATGACCGAATCAAGAGGGAATATGGACTGGAAACCTATCTAGGACCTCTCCAGGTGGCATACCGAGAGACCATCTTAAATTCAGTTTGTGCCACAG ATACATTAGATAGAACTTTGGGAGACAAACGGCATCTTGTGACTGTAGAACTGGAAGCAAAGCCAGCTGAAACCCCATCTGCTGTGCCAGTTATTGAGTATGCTGAGAGTGTCAGTGAAGACCTTCTGAAGGCTTGCCAAGAGGCCATTGAAAATGGAATTCACAGCGCCTGCCTCCAAG GACCATTGCTTGGATCCCCAGTTCAAGATACAGGAATTACTTTACATTCTCTGACCATTCATCCTGGTACCTCCACCACTATGATTTCTGCCTGTGTCTCAAGATGTGTACAGAAG gcTCTGAAAAAGGCTGATAAACAAGTTTTAGAGCCCTTGATGAAGCTAGAGGTTACAGTAGCTGGAGATTATCTCAGCCCTGTCCTGGCAGATCTGGCACAAAGAAGAGGGAACATTCAGGAGATCCAGACACGTCAAGACAACAAAGTTGTGACTGGGTTTGTTCCCTTGGCAGAAATTATG ggttATTCAACTGTGCTCCGAACACTAACCTCAGGCTCAGCTACTTTTGCCTTAGAACTGTCTAATTATCAAGCCATGAACCCTCAAGAGCAAAGGGCACTGCTCAACCAGAGAAGTGGCTTGAGCTAA
- the GFM2 gene encoding ribosome-releasing factor 2, mitochondrial isoform X3, translating into MPGNRTRVSRMQGHVDFTLEVERCLRVLDGAVAVFDASAGVEAQTLTVWRQADKHKIPRICFLNKMDKAGASFNYAVESIREKLKAKPLLLQLPIGEAKTFKGVVDVINKEKLIWNPNSADGKDFERKPLLAQNDPKLLKETTEARNALIEQVADLDDEFADLVLGEFSENFDLLPAEKLRTAIHRVTLAQTAVPVLCGSALKNKGIQPLLDAITVYLPSPGERNYDFLQWYKGDLCALAFKVLHDKQRGPLVFMRIYSGTIKPQSAVHNINGNCTERISRLLLPFADQHIEIPSLTAGNIALTVGLKHTATGDTIVSSKSSALAAARRAERVGEKKHRQSSEVERLVLAGVEIPEPVFFCTIEPPSVAKQPDLDHALKCLQREDPSLKVRQDPDSGQTVLCGMGELHIEIIHDRIKREYGLETYLGPLQVAYRETILNSVCATDTLDRTLGDKRHLVTVELEAKPAETPSAVPVIEYAESVSEDLLKACQEAIENGIHSACLQGPLLGSPVQDTGITLHSLTIHPGTSTTMISACVSRCVQKALKKADKQVLEPLMKLEVTVAGDYLSPVLADLAQRRGNIQEIQTRQDNKVVTGFVPLAEIMGYSTVLRTLTSGSATFALELSNYQAMNPQEQRALLNQRSGLS; encoded by the exons atgcctggaaatcgaacccgggtcagccgcatgcaag gtcATGTGGACTTTACCTTGGAAGTTGAACGTTGCCTGAGAGTGTTAGATGGTGCAGTGGCTGTATTTGATGCCTCTGCTGGTGTAGAG GCACAAACTCTCACTGTATGGAGACAAGCTGATAAACACAAGATACCTcgaatttgttttttaaacaagATGGATAAAGCTGGAGCAAG TTTTAACTATGCAGTTGAAAGCATCAGAGAGAAGTTGAAAGCCAAACCTTTGCTTTTACAG TTGCCAATTGGTGAAGCCAAAACTTTCAAAGGAGTGGTAGatgtaataaataaagaaaaactaatttgGAATCCCAATTCAGCTGATGGAAAAGACTTTGAGAGAAAACCTCTCTTGGCACAAAATGATCCTAAATTGCTGAAGGAGACAACTGAAGCAAGGAATGCCTTAATTGAACAA gtTGCAGATTTGGATGATGAATTTGCTGACTTAGTTCTAGGAGAGTTTAGTGAAAATTTTGATTTGCTACCAGCTGaaaag CTGCGGACTGCGATACACAGAGTAACTCTGGCTCAGACAGCAGTGCCTGTGCTGTGTGGAAGTGCCCTGAAGAACAAAGGTATTCAACCTTTGTTAGATGCTATTACTGTATATTTGCCTTCACCTGGAGAGCGCAACTATGACTTTCT GCAGTGGTATAAGGGCGACTTATGTGCTTTGGCATTTAAAGTTCTCCATGATAAACAGCGAGGACCACTGGTGTTTATGAGAATTTACTCAGGCACAATAAAACCCCAGTCGGCTGTTCATAATATTAATGGAAACTGCAC GGAGAGAATAAGTCGCCTGCTTTTGCCATTCGCTGACCAACATATAGAAATCCCGTCACTGACTGCTGGTAACATTGCTTTGACTGTTGGACTTAAACAC ACTGCCACTGGAGACACCATTGTTTCATCCAAGTCCAGTGCATTAGCTGCAGCTCGGCGAGCCGAAAGAGTTGGAGAGAAGAAGCATAGACAAAGCAGTGAAGTGGAGAGACTGGTACTGGCGGGAGTGGAGATTCCAGAGCCTGTTTTCTTCTGTACCATAGAACCCCCTTCAGTGGCTAAGCAGCCAG ATTTGGATCATGCGTTGAAATGCCTTCAGCGTGAAGACCCCAGTTTAAAAGTGAGACAGGATCCTGACTCTGGACAG actgTCCTTTGTGGAATGGGAGAGTTACATATCGAGATTATTCATGACCGAATCAAGAGGGAATATGGACTGGAAACCTATCTAGGACCTCTCCAGGTGGCATACCGAGAGACCATCTTAAATTCAGTTTGTGCCACAG ATACATTAGATAGAACTTTGGGAGACAAACGGCATCTTGTGACTGTAGAACTGGAAGCAAAGCCAGCTGAAACCCCATCTGCTGTGCCAGTTATTGAGTATGCTGAGAGTGTCAGTGAAGACCTTCTGAAGGCTTGCCAAGAGGCCATTGAAAATGGAATTCACAGCGCCTGCCTCCAAG GACCATTGCTTGGATCCCCAGTTCAAGATACAGGAATTACTTTACATTCTCTGACCATTCATCCTGGTACCTCCACCACTATGATTTCTGCCTGTGTCTCAAGATGTGTACAGAAG gcTCTGAAAAAGGCTGATAAACAAGTTTTAGAGCCCTTGATGAAGCTAGAGGTTACAGTAGCTGGAGATTATCTCAGCCCTGTCCTGGCAGATCTGGCACAAAGAAGAGGGAACATTCAGGAGATCCAGACACGTCAAGACAACAAAGTTGTGACTGGGTTTGTTCCCTTGGCAGAAATTATG ggttATTCAACTGTGCTCCGAACACTAACCTCAGGCTCAGCTACTTTTGCCTTAGAACTGTCTAATTATCAAGCCATGAACCCTCAAGAGCAAAGGGCACTGCTCAACCAGAGAAGTGGCTTGAGCTAA
- the NSA2 gene encoding ribosome biogenesis protein NSA2 homolog codes for MPQNEYIELHRKRYGYRLDYHEKKRKKEGREAHERSRKAKKMIGLKAKLYHKQRHAEKIQMKKTIKMHEKRNTKQKNDEKTPQGAMPEYLLDRERQSRAKVLSNMIKQKRKEKAGKWEVPLPKVRAQGETEVLKVIRTGKRKKKAWKRMVTKVCFVGDGFTRKPPKYERFIRPMGLRFKKAHVTHPDLKATFCLSILGVKKNPSSPLYTTLGVITKGTVIEVNVSELGLVTQGGKVIWGKYAQVTNNPENDGCINAVLLV; via the exons ATG CCACAAAATGAATATATTGAGTTACACCGTAAGCGCTATGGGTATCGTTTGGATTACcatgagaagaagagaaagaaagaaggtcgAGAGGCCCATGAACGTTCCAGGAAAGCAAAAAAGATGATTGGTTTGAAGGCTAAGCTCTACCATAAACAGCGCCATGctgagaaaatacaaatgaaaaagac TATTAAGATGCATGAAAAGAGAAACACCAAGCAAAAGAATGATGAAAAGACTCCACAAGGAGCAATGCCTGAGTATTTgctggacagagagagacaatCCCGAGCTAAAGTACTTTCCAATATGATTAAACAGAAACGAAAAGAGAAAGCA GGAAAATGGGAAGTTCCTCTGCCCAAAGTTCGTGCCCAGGGAGAAACAGAAGTATTAAAAGTTATTcgaacaggaaagagaaagaagaaagcatggAAGAGGATGGTTACTAAAGTCTGCTTTGTTGGAGATGGCTTTACACGAAAACCACCTAAATATGAAAGATTCATTAGACCAATG GGTTTACGTTTCAAAAAAGCCCATGTAACACATCCTGACCTGAAAGCCACTTTTTGCTTGTCAATACTTGGCGTAAAGAAGAATCCCTCATCTCCACTCTATACTACTCTGGGTGTTATCACCAAAGGTACTGTCATCGAGGTGAACGTCAGCGAGTTGGGCCTTGTCACACAGGGAGGCAAAGTTATTTGGG GAAAATATGCTCAGGTTACCAACAATCCTGAAAATGATGGATGCATCAATGCCGTCTTACTGGTTTGA